A genomic segment from Glycine soja cultivar W05 chromosome 20, ASM419377v2, whole genome shotgun sequence encodes:
- the LOC114401772 gene encoding AP-1 complex subunit sigma-2-like translates to MINFVLLISRQGKVRLTKWYSPYSQKERSKVIRELSGMILSRAPKQCNFVEWRGHKVVYKRYASLYFCMCIDQDDNELEVLEMIHHFVEILDRYFGSVCELDLIFNFHKAYYILDEILIAGELQESSKKTVARLIAAQDSLVENAKEEASSFSNIIAQATK, encoded by the exons ATG ATCAACTTTGTGCTTCTCATTAGTCGCCAAGGGAAGGTGAGATTGACAAAATGGTACTCACCTTATTCTCAGAAAGAAAGGAGTAAG GTAATCCGTGAGCTCAGTGGAATGATTCTTTCCCGTGCGCCCAAGCAATGTAATTTTGTGGAATGGCGAGGACATAAAGTTGTTTATAAAAG GTATGCTAGTCTCTATTTCTGCATGTGCATTGATCAAGATGACAATGAATTAGAAGTCCTTGAAATGATTCATCATTTTGTGGAGATTCTTGACCGGTATTTTGGCAGT GTCTGTGAACTGGACTTAATATTCAACTTTCACAAG GCCTACTATATACTAGATGAAATTCTAATTGCCGGTGAGCTTCAAGAGTCCAGCAAGAAAACAGTTGCCCGATTGATAGCAGCACAG GATTCGTTGGTGGAGAATGCAAAGGAAGAAGCCAGTTCGTTTAGTAATATAATTGCACAAGCCACTAAGTGA